A single Blastopirellula retiformator DNA region contains:
- a CDS encoding Glu/Leu/Phe/Val family dehydrogenase — MDKPADNIFSHAVARLDKAFQHADIDQEAVERLKHPKQVLEVTIPVRMDDGTLRIFTGYRVRHDATRGPTKGGIRFHPNVDLAEVKALAFWMTFKCAVANLPYGGGKGGVIVDPKELSRLELERLSRGYIERLADFIGPEVDVPAPDVYTNAMIMGWMMDEYSKIRRQHTPAVITGKPIPLGGSLGRDDATGRGAYYCIKELESKQGWNPEDKTVAVQGFGNAGQAVAKLLHADGYNIVAVSDSRGGIYKKSGFDIPSLAHVKNESRRLQAVYCEGSLCETIEADAISNEELLELDVDILIPAALEDQITGENAPRIQAEVIVEAANGPLTGEADEILNEKGVLVVPDILANAGGVTVSYFEWTQNRAGYYWPLELVQQRLHETMAREFNMVYNLAQQKKIDMRTAAYVVGLNRIGEAIASQGTARYFTAQED; from the coding sequence ATGGATAAGCCAGCTGATAACATCTTTTCGCATGCTGTCGCCCGCCTGGATAAGGCCTTCCAGCACGCCGACATCGACCAGGAGGCGGTCGAGCGTTTAAAGCACCCGAAGCAGGTGTTGGAAGTGACCATCCCGGTGCGAATGGATGATGGGACGCTCCGCATCTTTACTGGCTATCGCGTCCGCCACGACGCCACCCGCGGCCCGACCAAGGGAGGCATTCGTTTTCACCCCAATGTCGACCTGGCCGAGGTCAAAGCGCTCGCCTTTTGGATGACCTTCAAGTGTGCGGTCGCCAATCTTCCGTACGGAGGAGGGAAGGGGGGCGTCATCGTCGATCCGAAGGAACTGTCTCGGCTAGAGCTGGAGCGGCTCTCGCGCGGCTACATCGAACGGCTCGCCGACTTTATCGGTCCCGAAGTCGACGTTCCCGCCCCTGACGTCTACACCAATGCAATGATCATGGGCTGGATGATGGACGAATACTCCAAGATCCGTCGCCAGCACACGCCGGCCGTGATCACCGGCAAACCGATTCCGCTCGGCGGCAGTCTAGGACGCGACGACGCCACCGGTCGCGGCGCCTACTACTGCATCAAAGAGCTCGAATCGAAACAGGGCTGGAATCCCGAAGACAAAACCGTCGCCGTGCAAGGTTTTGGCAACGCCGGCCAGGCGGTCGCCAAGTTGCTGCACGCTGACGGCTACAACATCGTTGCGGTCAGCGATTCGCGCGGCGGGATCTACAAAAAGAGTGGGTTCGACATTCCGAGCCTGGCCCATGTCAAGAACGAATCGCGCCGCCTGCAAGCGGTCTACTGCGAAGGCTCGCTTTGCGAAACGATCGAAGCGGACGCCATCAGCAATGAGGAACTACTGGAACTCGATGTCGATATCTTGATTCCAGCTGCCCTCGAAGATCAAATCACGGGCGAAAACGCTCCGCGAATTCAAGCCGAAGTGATCGTCGAAGCGGCCAACGGCCCCTTAACGGGCGAAGCGGATGAGATCCTCAATGAAAAGGGAGTGCTGGTCGTTCCCGACATCCTGGCCAACGCCGGCGGCGTGACGGTCAGCTATTTTGAGTGGACGCAAAACCGGGCCGGCTACTACTGGCCGCTCGAACTGGTGCAGCAGCGTCTGCACGAAACGATGGCCCGCGAGTTCAACATGGTCTACAACCTAGCCCAGCAAAAGAAGATCGACATGCGAACCGCCGCCTACGTAGTGGGGCTCAACCGGATTGGGGAAGCGATCGCCTCGCAAGGTACGGCCCGGTACTTCACCGCGCAAGAGGACTAG
- the solA gene encoding N-methyl-L-tryptophan oxidase: MTTAPYDVLILGAGGVGSSALYQLAQRGVRVAAIDRFQPPHIHGSSHGETRIIRQAYFEHPSYVPLLQRSYELWRELEAASDRSLYHETGLLEIGPADGVVLPGVVRAAEQFQLEIDRLTPAEAAGQFPQFVFPVDHWIVFERRAGYLLVEDCVSTFLDLAQQHGADLIADTEVFAWRRDGNGFCVSTSRGEYRTAKLILAGGAGATQLCAELKVPLRILRKHLHWYAIDDARLRESDGCPCYFFESAGSYFYGFPEIVAGGGLKGAEHSGGDELKSPWDYDHAADEIDQQRIEAFFGRSIPGVSRKSLRHETCLYTVTPDENFLLGLWPGEDRVAVAAGLSGHGFKFAAVLGEALADLIVTGQSLLPLEFLAPDRFAR, encoded by the coding sequence ATGACGACCGCTCCGTACGACGTACTGATCCTTGGCGCCGGCGGAGTCGGCAGTTCGGCTCTCTATCAGTTGGCCCAGCGGGGCGTCCGCGTGGCGGCGATCGATCGCTTTCAGCCGCCGCACATCCATGGCAGCTCGCACGGCGAAACCCGGATCATTCGCCAGGCCTACTTCGAGCATCCCAGCTATGTGCCGCTTCTGCAGCGCAGTTACGAGTTGTGGCGAGAACTAGAAGCGGCCTCCGATCGCTCGCTCTACCATGAGACTGGCCTTCTCGAAATCGGCCCTGCCGATGGCGTCGTCTTGCCAGGCGTGGTGCGCGCCGCCGAGCAATTCCAGCTGGAGATTGACCGCCTGACTCCGGCCGAAGCGGCGGGGCAGTTTCCGCAGTTCGTCTTTCCGGTCGATCACTGGATTGTCTTCGAACGTCGCGCCGGCTATTTGCTGGTCGAGGACTGCGTCTCCACGTTTCTCGACCTGGCGCAACAGCATGGCGCCGATCTGATCGCCGACACCGAGGTCTTCGCTTGGCGTCGCGACGGCAATGGATTTTGCGTCTCGACTTCTCGCGGCGAGTACCGTACGGCCAAGCTGATTTTGGCAGGCGGCGCCGGCGCGACGCAGCTTTGCGCGGAGCTAAAGGTTCCGCTCCGAATCCTGCGCAAGCATCTGCACTGGTACGCGATTGACGACGCACGACTACGTGAGAGCGACGGTTGCCCTTGCTACTTCTTCGAGTCGGCCGGCTCCTACTTTTATGGCTTTCCCGAGATCGTCGCCGGCGGCGGATTGAAAGGCGCCGAGCATAGCGGCGGGGACGAGCTGAAGTCCCCCTGGGACTACGATCATGCAGCCGACGAAATCGATCAGCAGCGAATCGAAGCGTTTTTTGGACGGTCGATCCCCGGCGTCTCCCGCAAGTCGCTCCGTCATGAGACCTGCCTGTACACGGTGACGCCTGACGAGAACTTTCTGCTCGGTCTCTGGCCCGGCGAAGATCGCGTGGCGGTGGCGGCGGGGCTGTCTGGGCATGGCTTTAAGTTTGCGGCGGTGCTGGGAGAAGCGCTCGCCGATCTGATCGTGACGGGGCAAAGCCTGTTGCCGCTAGAATTTCTGGCGCCGGATCGCTTCGCACGATAA
- a CDS encoding GumC family protein — MNGLLDNPQVQYWRKTVLEKKWLIIAPMIAGGLFAMVFALLQPKLWSAAQTLVVRDAAIGQLDNQGRFSTIDDMQIAQETIVQATRSTPVVKKTLETVGPTRASSDFPSLDDIDTLRDRIAIAPPNGAEFGTTEVLILSVEGTSRDRAAKLASVLSQELQSALRRIRNSKAASVIAELQRAVELAQGDLNDSTAKLEAFERTVGSDLGELRSLNETASTDGKLQATNRQITDELRQAESKRDMLRELLQLLADSKDNPNKLLAAPNQLLSAQPALQRLKDGLVDAQLNKSRLLGRMNPDHPQVRAAVAAEKEVRENLLDELAHANIAVDNELRVNQALIASLTKQEQEVLGKLGGIAGMRAQYNNLASNVQERLQNLATAQKQLSDAKANLLGAESTSLITLVDSPVVGAYPVGPGRKLIVAAGVAGGLLIGVGLLVLTSPGPVQFGRRLSDKLWGKRASDHPDGPAAIVQPGGRRAADPPAPSPQPQASGRERRSGRGRRASDYSPTDGPPEGQPDRRGGGAPIPPLPDTGASPPMSDNPTSAQ; from the coding sequence ATGAACGGTCTCCTCGACAACCCGCAAGTCCAGTATTGGCGCAAGACAGTCCTCGAGAAGAAGTGGCTGATCATCGCCCCAATGATCGCCGGCGGACTGTTCGCCATGGTCTTCGCCTTGCTGCAGCCCAAGCTCTGGAGCGCCGCGCAAACGCTGGTCGTCCGTGATGCGGCGATTGGTCAGCTCGACAACCAAGGTCGCTTCAGCACGATCGACGATATGCAGATCGCGCAAGAGACGATCGTCCAGGCGACCCGCAGCACCCCCGTGGTGAAGAAGACGCTGGAAACGGTCGGCCCCACCCGCGCCAGCAGCGACTTCCCCTCGCTCGACGATATTGATACGCTCCGCGATCGCATCGCTATTGCGCCCCCCAATGGCGCCGAGTTCGGCACGACCGAAGTCTTGATTCTGTCGGTCGAAGGAACCAGTCGCGACCGCGCCGCCAAGCTGGCGTCGGTCTTGAGCCAAGAGTTGCAATCGGCCCTGCGGCGGATCCGCAACAGCAAAGCGGCCAGTGTGATCGCGGAACTTCAGCGGGCCGTGGAACTGGCGCAGGGGGACCTGAACGACTCAACCGCCAAGCTGGAAGCGTTCGAGCGAACCGTCGGCAGCGACCTGGGAGAACTCCGCAGCCTGAACGAAACCGCCTCGACCGACGGCAAGCTGCAAGCGACGAATCGTCAGATCACTGACGAGTTGCGCCAAGCCGAGTCGAAACGGGACATGCTCCGTGAGTTGCTGCAACTGCTGGCCGATTCCAAAGACAATCCCAATAAGCTGCTCGCCGCTCCTAATCAACTGCTGTCGGCCCAACCGGCGCTCCAGCGGCTGAAAGACGGCCTGGTCGACGCCCAACTTAACAAGTCAAGACTGCTTGGCCGCATGAACCCCGACCACCCGCAAGTTCGGGCGGCGGTCGCGGCGGAAAAGGAGGTTCGGGAGAACCTGTTGGACGAACTGGCGCACGCGAACATCGCCGTCGACAACGAACTGCGGGTCAACCAGGCGCTGATCGCTTCGCTGACGAAGCAAGAGCAAGAAGTCCTTGGCAAGCTGGGCGGCATCGCCGGCATGCGAGCTCAATACAACAACCTGGCCTCGAACGTGCAGGAACGTCTGCAGAACCTGGCGACCGCGCAAAAGCAACTGAGCGACGCCAAGGCGAACTTGCTGGGCGCCGAATCGACAAGCCTGATCACGCTGGTCGACTCACCGGTGGTTGGCGCCTATCCTGTCGGCCCAGGTCGCAAGCTGATTGTGGCGGCCGGAGTTGCCGGCGGACTGCTCATTGGCGTCGGCCTATTGGTGCTGACTTCGCCTGGTCCGGTGCAATTCGGGCGGCGACTTAGCGACAAGCTGTGGGGGAAACGCGCCAGCGATCATCCCGATGGCCCCGCCGCCATCGTGCAACCTGGCGGCCGCCGCGCAGCCGATCCACCAGCGCCGTCGCCCCAGCCACAAGCGAGTGGGCGCGAACGCCGATCGGGACGGGGACGTCGCGCCAGCGACTATTCGCCGACCGACGGTCCGCCGGAAGGCCAACCCGATCGCCGTGGTGGAGGCGCACCGATTCCGCCGCTGCCCGATACCGGGGCCAGTCCGCCGATGAGCGACAATCCAACTTCGGCGCAATAG